The segment AACGACAACATTGAAAATGTACTCGTAATAAATTTCGTGGAACGCACATCAAGAGTACAGAGATCAGAGCTGTAATTATCCATAATTCGTTAATAGGTTCactaactaattaaaatttattcacttgCGCTTAGAAAGACGATAATAACAAAAGggcgaaaaaatatttaaacagtatatcaacaaattaaatagtcccttttcatttgaaagtttCTATGACTTACGAGTAGTGTTAAGGAAGCAGTGCCTCTCGAACACTAACACATGCATATTTTTGCACACACACAAGCAAATATTTCCTGCATACAACAAGAGATTTGTAGATCGTCCTTGAGACtatttgtatggaatataTGCACTAGCTGTTACCAGCGGCGgattgaaaatgttattttttacgttGATAAATGGcgcttttaacaattttaccaaatcgtgaatcaaatgacattttaaatatcgttaaaCATTGGTATTCCCTAatgtgtgaataaaaatatgtaagaattaaacaatgtagTTTTAGTTGTTGTGTGGGATGGTTAAAcagtgcttatttgcatctatggtgtgcacgccactgatatattatcaaaaacaatatattaggTAAACTGAATAATTAGAAGAGGATAATAATTTCTAAGAGCTACTTTCTTGTAGGTTTCACTGGTAAAAGCTGCGAGGTAGCGATAGAGTTCTGCTCTCAGGACTCCTGCAGCGAGAAGGCGCTGTGTGTTCTGGAAGACGGGTTGCGAGTCTGTTACTGTGTGCCCGACTATCATGGGGAACGATGTGAACTACAGTACGACGAGTGCGCACTAGGACCAAGGTTTTAACTATAATTAGTCCTTAATAAGatataactacataatacAAATCGTATTTTGTAGTAGTACAGCTGCTGAATTACCTACGACCTTCAAAATGATGTAAAGTTCTGTATCAGAAATGCGAAATAATCTGTCTAACTTAGCTttgcaaatataaattcttatttgatAGTGTACATTTAAGTTTAACTATATGTTTAAGAATatcaatttgtaattttttacattgatCTACAATTACTTAGGAGTTCCTTGTTTAATGTAATgtgaattcttaaaattttcatagatGCCTGAACGGCGGGACGTGTATAGATGGCGTTGACAATTTCACATGCTCATGTCCACCAAGACTTACAGGACTTCTTTGCGAGTGTCTTATTTTGGATGACGGAAATTATGATTGTGAATATATTCGTCCAACTCTTCTACCAGACCATAGTACAGCCACTCCTTCCTTTACTGAAACCATAATAATAGACACAAGTACCATGGAATCGAAGTATAATTCAAGCACTACCACCACTAGCCTCAGTACTATCGATAGCGGCACCAGTATTGATGTCATTACTACGGACATGGCAATTTATACGAAACTAGATAATGTAACGGACATACCAATAACCGCTTCCAGTACAGACACAATAGTAACAGAAAATCTAACAACAAGCACAGAAATATCTGATATGACAACTGATTCATTGACTTCAACATCAATTTCAACATCTCGATCAACAACGAAAGAAGATTCGGTTACTGAAATAGTTACGATTCTGATAGAAACGAAAGGTACTATAGGAGCTGATGATTCTAAGACAGAAATAACAACAGAATGTAGTGGATCGTGTCCGAAAGGAAATTTTTCCACTAGTGATTTACCACCAACCACTATAACTTCAATAGAAACAACTGAAGGAATCACTACTTCCACAGAAATTACTAAACAAACAGCAACGGACACAACAGTTCAGACAACTGTTGATCTTAAAGAAACAACAAAGCAAATGACGTCAGATACCACAGAATATACTCATCAAGCACAAGACATGACAACAGAAAGAATGTTCACCGACAGTCCTGTTGAAACAACAGAACTTGCAACCGAATTAACCCATCCAATGACCGAAATCGAAACAAGTACAGGTTATAATCAAATTTCAACAGCACACTCAGATTGTACCGACGTCATCTGTAACAATCACGGCAGTTGTATAAACACTCTTCATGGCGTCAGAGTAAGTATagtaacatttcaataaattctaCCTAATTCTATAGCTTATTTGGTACTTTTTTGCAGTGTCACTGTTTGTTCAATTACGAAGGAAGATTTTGTGagagtaaaattattgttaactcGGCCGCCTTTGATGGCACTTCTTATATAGCgcatcatataaaaaattctaccAGCATATCTATAGCGTTCAAAGCCAAAACTCTAATCCTTGACGGGCAAGTTATGTACGTGGATATAGCTAAGGGCGCTTACATGAAATTGTATATGAATTCTGGCTTGTTGAGATTCGAATTCTCCTGTGGCTATCAGACAATGCTGCTAAGCGAACTTAAAACTCACCTTAACAAAGGATATGTTATGAAAATTGAAACAAGGTAATGTCGCGAATCTGCTGAAAAAatggttataaatataaagataaatgaatggaatattttcaaaaggttttcgtttaaatttttacagatTAGATATATTCTTACCGGAAAATCATTGCAACGGAACCCTGAGACTTAATGACACTGTGGCTATGAGCGGCGGCCAGTTTGCAAATATTAGCTCTCCCGAGTATAATTCGATTCTCTATTTCGGGAACATACCTAATGCTATTAGAAATAACTCTAATGAGAAGTCTTTTATTGGATGTGTCAAGGACTTAAttgtaagttaaatattttttatttatactcgtGAATTTTTATCTCTACAATATATTTGTCCGATCATAACattgtttacataatattatatatagtacataGGTATATATAGCACATACTACATAGTTGGTTTTCTTTGGAATAAAATGTCACGTTTTTTTATAGACTCATATTCCCTAAacgaaatacatttatattagatgtaaataaaacagacgATATGTTTATAcacatcaataaatatattaaaaataaaatagttttttatacaataggCTTATTGTGGATTTAAAAGTACTGCAATCACTTCAATTCTGTGTTCAGTTCAATCTACAAACAATAATTCAATCTTAAAGCGTTTTAGATAATACTGAGCGTGACTCTCTGTAAtttatcgatttttatttaagtgtaatgtaaatattatgtaatatgtagatatttttactataatatgtaatattttatatgctaaCTTAGAGGCGTATCGTTAAGAATAAGAAAAACTTCATACTGTTTGTGAGTAGTTTGACTATGCAGAACCAGTGGTAATTGTTCTGAATATCTCTTGTTTCAAATGTTACTGTTATGAGTCGACAGAATCgaatattgatattgatttatgaattattttctaatagaaTAAGTTGAAAACTCATccttatgagaaataaaatacggTCGGTTTTTGTTTGTCAGATAAACGACGAGAGACGTGAAATATTTAGCGACGCTTACGAAGCGTCTGAGGTGAGGGAATGCTCTTCCTTGTCCTGCTTGTCGTCGCCGTGTGTGAACGGTGGTACTTGCAATGATGACGACGATACATACTCCTGTGCTTGTGCCAATGGGTACGTACATCAAACTGGCGACGGGACGCATTCTGACTCTATGAGAGTTAATCTTAGTCCGTGGTGACATCGTTACAcaacatacggagcgttaaaagtttttcattcataaatcttcgcacTAGATAGTATTAATGGTCATTAAATGGAAAACGGGCAACGCttgtagtgtgacgatgcaaACTTATATTAAGGATACGGTTAGTAGGATAAACTTTAACGGGATaaaggtatatttatatagttagatatttgatattttagtttattggTCAGCtgatttgtaacaaaattaataaacagtgTTCAGCATCGATCAAGCCCTGTTTCACATTTGAGAGTAAAGATAgatatttgattgttttttaactcATATTTGGGTTAATGTTAATATGATGTAGCGTAGTTGATTCTAGATAAAACTTAATAGTATATTCCTTGGTTTACTTGTAACATTCGGGTTCAAACTGAGACCtgaatagtatatttatattttttataagaaaaatatttaacagctAAACTTTTTCGATTAATAAGAAGTACCAATAAAAAGAGGACTCTATATAACCTGGTTTAAATAATCTGATGAAGACATCACCAAATTTTAATTggttaaataacaataaaataaaaaaaggttgaGTTTAGccaaatttcaaattaatttattaattctgcGTCTTCTAGTCCTATGAAAGTTGGTCTAATGCTTTCAGTTGGACCGGCGCCACTTGCAACGACTCCGTCTGCGACCACAACCCTTGTCAGTCCGGTGGAAGTTGTGTCCATCACCCCGGGAGCGGATTCCTGTGCCTCTGTCCATATGGCAGGCACGGCATATTCTGTGAATATAGTACGTTTAATGGAATTGCCATTGATGTAAACGAAtgaataatcaataaacaaatgctattttatattccagACGTGGAAATAACACGTCCGTCTTTATCGCCTATATCCCCTGGAAGGTCTTCCTACGTCTTGTATCCGATGTCACAGTCCGCAGCGAATTCTGATCGTTTTGAAATGCGTTTGCGTTTTCAAACGTCCGACATGGATCAGATAGCGTTGCTCGCGTTCGTTGGACAAAGAGGAAGACACGATGCCAGGAGTCAACATTTAGCTTTGACCTTTGTGAAGGGTTACGTTATGCTGACGTGGAATATGGGCGCTGGTGAGATTTCTCTATAgtcataaacaaaaatgattaGCAGCATTACCATTGTATCCAGCTGTTCCACTTTAAAGTTGGTTTTTGTGTGttattaatgtgttttttaagtttctatatacatattgttagTTCTATAAACGCATTTTCGTTGAGGACCCCGACGTATTTTCACGTCCCGTCCTCTGGGTCCACGGCGCGGGGGACACACGGTGCGGATCTGGAGACGAGGAAGAACAGCCGGCCTCGTGGTCGACGGGCGATACAATGTATCAGGGAACGCACCCGCCCACACCAACAACATGACTTTACTACCATACATCTATATTGGTGAGATGAAACATTCACAGATGGAACTAAGAATATCCGAACCAACGGATATCGAATATGTTACATCTGGTGAATGTTAGGAATCAAACATttggacattttttatattcaggaTTTATCAGATAAACAATCATAGATACAACACGATAATGGataggaaaataatatatttttgagatttttttttgtctgtactttataaaaaatttgccCAAAATATACAACGAAATGCAATCAATCAGACAGCTCATTAACCTCACAGCGAAACGCCGCTCGATAGAGGCGGGGGGAGGGGAGAGAGGGTGTCTGTCGGAGGGTTCAATGCTCTCGGTCCAATCAACTGCATGGAGCTTATTGATTTATCTGACATAATCGAATTTCATAAAAGCTAATGGGTTTCCAATGTGATATCAACCAGGCGGTCACCCATCCGATGACTTCCGCGACCTGCCCCATGACCTGCCCCTGCACAGCGGGTGGTCGGGGTGCGTGTTGGAGGTCACGGGTCAGTCAGGGGGAGGACGGGGGGTCGGCGGCCGGGGCGTGGGCCAGTGCGGGGTCACTCAGTGCACCGCCAAGTCCTGTAACGCACCCCGCGGCGTCTGTATACACTCCCCCGCCACTTACGGGTATGTCCGTTGATGTGAAGCAGATTTCGGttcatatgttttattaagcCGCTTTTGCTATAACGTTATCTGAACTCTCTCATTAACCTTAAACTCTTTAGaagatatttatgtaaatatattaagaatgcATAAATCTTTATTGTTTCGATTAAACTATTACATCAGTTAATCTGTAAAAAAACTTAGAAACAtagccaaaaaaaaatcactttattaaaagtaatatttaattattactataaaacataTGAATGTGAAATAGATGTTcatctaataataatagttgtgCTATAGATGCATCTGTAACGAAGGCTGGTTCGGTGCGACCTGCGCCAGTCCTCACAGTCCGTGCGATCGATCGCACTCTCGCTGCCAAGGTGCCTGTGTCATTACACTCACTGACGCACACTGTGACTGCCCTTACGGCAAGTCTGGACCTAACTGCGATCAAGGtttgacacacacacacacacacacacacatagacTGACACaccaaaataatacattaaataaatgtaatctaTCTATTCCATGTTCCAGAATTAATACCAATCGATGTTCTATTCACCGGCGCGAGATCCTATCTGAAGCTGAAAGCTAGATCTATTTCTAGTGTGAGCTTAGCTCTGGAAGCGGAAATTAAACCTCAAAAGGAGAGGGGATTGATTGTATTCGTCGAAACGCCGCATTTCTATACGTCGCTTTCGCTTCAGGGTGGTTTGTTGGAGTATAGATGGACGGGTATAGACAATGTTCTACAATCTACAGTATCTATATCTATGGGTTTGGTTACATTTTGTAGTGTGCTGTTATCGTAGATAATTTGTCCGGTCTGACGTCACTGGTCCGCTCGGGGGTGGTGGTGTCGGTGTCACAATGGCACGGCGTGAGGGCGGGTCGCTATGGCAACCGGCTGTATGTGTGGGTAGACGGCGCCCTCAGTACGGAACCCATGCTGGCGCACGCCTACCCGCATACAGCCAGCGAAGCATCCATCGTTATAGGCACGGATCACAATCAatctatttaatacattattaatgttttctatgttaaacattattgtattgtacAGGTGGTATGAGAGATCTGTCTCGGTTACCGTTCGATGTTATGTCCGGCCCTCCTGAATCCTACAGCGGCTGCTTTAGGAACTTccatctaaataatatattgttacctctcgaacaacaaaatatagaaggtaattagattaaaattttatgttgcaAAATATACAACGAAAAATTCATCGACACGATCGATCCTGCAACCTCCGGTATGTCGCGtttcagtttaatttaaatattacataaataatccTTTAACGTTAAAACgttaagattatataaaatcattaattaccatatttatcaatttttaacattcttcttcaaacaaacaaaaatttaaattgtcgtTTGCATTCTGAAACTAGCTCCAATCAATGAAGTATTGTAGCAAAATAATAAGGCGGAGCCCTCCCAGTTAAgagctttttaaataataatagacaaataagtaaatatgcACTATTATTACGACATGTTTGTCTAACATCTCAATGTTTGATTATTTGTGCGATGTATTCTGACACTTTAGGGTATTGAACTGTTTTTGCAAACAATGAAATATCTACTTATTTTTACTGACAACATTTTGATTGGATGTCATATGATTATGTCACGACATTAACAACAAAAACATGGATACCTATTGTTAAaatcgaaataatttatttttattgtagtttTTTCAAACCTTTTAtgtgtcatttttttatttcaatttatttacaattttacatattagCATGCATTTATCTATTTCAAAAAGTGACCATTAACGTTCTTAGATTTTGATGTCGTTTTACACTTCTTGGACAACtgaatatacttttaaaattttatgctcacatcatataaaaataaatgaaatgggggctatattttattatttttgaaaactatGTATAACGCAATATTTATTCCAAAGATTTAAACTTCATACAAACTTATTTTAGTAAGATTTTTAACCATGAAGTCGAAATACTTTGCATATATACGTTttgttttgtcataaaaatgtctttatttaCTAATTCACTCATagcaaactattattttaacgttgggtaaacattataataactacaAAATACTATGAagtgtgaaaattaaaatttaaaaaatagatacTGGCAATTTATGCAGGAGGTaccattaaaattgttatgaaacgaatttaatttaaaacgttcAAATAATGACGTAGAAATGCTTGGTAAATAAGTAACTCGCCTCACTATTGTTACTCCAGTGGTGGAATCTATGAGTAAACTTCATAACATTTAACATTggcaatttaaactttattatagttattcaGCGGTAAGAATTTTACTGACAAAAACAGAGGATAAAGTATGTTCATTACGTTAGTCTTAAATCGTAGTTTATACGATTTTCAACCTGCGTAAATgaagacataaaatattaaggaaatcgctgaaacttatttaaattttcggaattatttgtatatcatCAACGTCATTTTAGAGGGTCAAAACGTGCTAGCGTGCGAAGGGTCTAGTTGCGGCGCTCGTTGTAGACGAGCGGCATGTTCCCGCGACACGTGTGCGGGGAGGTGTCGGCGCGGACGCTGCGTGTGTCCGGCGGGACGGGCGGGTGTTACTTGCAGGGAACGTTAGTACAACAACAGCATGCGTTAAGaaaaacacatacacatactAACTCCACTCTTGACATACACGCCTCAAACACTCGCTACCCTTAAAcgttatattcttttattttatgctatGACATTATATTCGCCATGTAGCATCCggttccaaatttaaatatatgtcagATTATTGTTAGTAAGTTTATAAACTgactgatataaataaataaacttacctACCTGGAACTGATTGACTCATAGGTATACAaggaagatatatttttaatcgctATCATTATAAACTATGTCGTTTCATAAAAGAAAGttgaaaaaaagtaaaaaaaaattactaaataaataattaatgatttataacagatataaacataacgataCCTCAATTCGGAGGGGACGCCATGTTGACACTCAGTCGGAGCGATCGTCGAGAACAATTGATTGAAGCGTCACCCGCTCGAATAAAACTCAACTTCAACACCGCGGACCCGAACGGGCTCATAGTTTGGATCAATACGGTATTatacaacaaatttaattatagcatttaattttcacttattattattgcacgatttagaaacaataaacttcaatttaacggtttccatttttaaataatgtttaaattattaatatatatttcaaattatattgcatatgatacagatattaaataaaataaacagtgtATCACTACAATATAGCTTCATTGACAGGGTATAGACTACTTCGGCGTTGGTCTCGAGAAcggatatattaaacttaGTTGGTCTGTACATTGTAACAATTCAAGTGGTCAAACTACGAGAGACTATTTTCCGTTACCACCAAAACTAACTCCGACTCTGGTCAGTGCGGGCTTCTTGGCGGACGGAGAGTGGCATTCGATTGCATTGACCCTAAGACATAACATCTCTTTGTCTATCGACGAAAAGTTATTCGTTGATCAAGAATGCATTCAAATTGAAGACGATGATGACACTGAGTTATTTATAGGTGAATTTTAAGTTCGGAAATCGATTGTTTGTTGTACCTACTAtagatgaaattttttttatgactattTTTTGCAGGCGGCGTATCTGAGGAAGATGTTATCGCCAAACAATTTTATCCCCAAAATTTCAAGGGTTGCATCGACAAAATATCAACGaaaaacgatttttatttGACCAACTATTCTGAAATGCACAGCGAGAATTTAAAATCATGTCTATTGTTCCCAATAGTTGGGAAGTAATAattacttgttattttttgtctcTGCACGTttggatgaaaaaaataatatatagattcaTGTTgaccgaaataaaaaaattgcatttgagataattttgttgtattttgaTGAGTAACGTCTGTGTGTTGCAATAATCGTGTTCTAGTTAAGTATGTATGTGGGTAGTTTTAAGTGAAAACAATACTCAACAGTACAAAACTCTTCTAGTCTAACTTAGTGGTATTGACTTGAtatgttaacttttttatattttgtaatggcaactctttacaataaaatagattgacttaaaactttagaatattgtttgagacaaaaaaaaataaaatagtcgaGTGCATTGTTGTCACATGTTAGATCTGTGGTTTATTGAAAgagaaattaaacataattcgtacacaaaatataattttattgatatatccatgtttaataaattgtatacataacatcatcaaatattatattataaacatatacatttcGTTATAAGTTACTAGttcaaacaaatacaatatgaGATGCTATCtccattaatatgtattaattaaaaaaaaaaatgtgtttagtgTCAACACAGTGTTATCGGCATACAGTTTAGTGCCAGCCCCTTGGAGCTTATGAACACTGCGTCTATTTACATTCCCACATTAAAGCGACATGTACATCAATTCATAGCGTTCATTAGGCCTATTTACAAAGTGGAATACATAGTTGGAATGCAAGTCTGTAGTACAATTGTTTCGATTGGT is part of the Danaus plexippus chromosome 2, MEX_DaPlex, whole genome shotgun sequence genome and harbors:
- the LOC116779408 gene encoding protein eyes shut, translating into MLKLLNRGHLKSTWWLLIVIPIASAGFACLNNPCVHGICIDDINSFSTYLCYCIDGYTGVQCQTNWDECWSNPCQNGGTCIDGVASYNCSCPDGFIGDNCETNYNECDSNPCYNNGTCIDMTNEYVCHCIPGFSGDHCELDVAVCNSTGEVRCHNGGECIEGPGFKFYCKCSAGWTGHKCEDQIDECESNPCRNGGICIDAHADYMCACTYGFTGKSCEVAIEFCSQDSCSEKALCVLEDGLRVCYCVPDYHGERCELQYDECALGPRCLNGGTCIDGVDNFTCSCPPRLTGLLCECLILDDGNYDCEYIRPTLLPDHSTATPSFTETIIIDTSTMESKYNSSTTTTSLSTIDSGTSIDVITTDMAIYTKLDNVTDIPITASSTDTIVTENLTTSTEISDMTTDSLTSTSISTSRSTTKEDSVTEIVTILIETKGTIGADDSKTEITTECSGSCPKGNFSTSDLPPTTITSIETTEGITTSTEITKQTATDTTVQTTVDLKETTKQMTSDTTEYTHQAQDMTTERMFTDSPVETTELATELTHPMTEIETSTGYNQISTAHSDCTDVICNNHGSCINTLHGVRCHCLFNYEGRFCESKIIVNSAAFDGTSYIAHHIKNSTSISIAFKAKTLILDGQVMYVDIAKGAYMKLYMNSGLLRFEFSCGYQTMLLSELKTHLNKGYVMKIETRLDIFLPENHCNGTLRLNDTVAMSGGQFANISSPEYNSILYFGNIPNAIRNNSNEKSFIGCVKDLIINDERREIFSDAYEASEVRECSSLSCLSSPCVNGGTCNDDDDTYSCACANGWTGATCNDSVCDHNPCQSGGSCVHHPGSGFLCLCPYGRHGIFCEYNVEITRPSLSPISPGRSSYVLYPMSQSAANSDRFEMRLRFQTSDMDQIALLAFVGQRGRHDARSQHLALTFVKGYVMLTWNMGAGPRRIFTSRPLGPRRGGHTVRIWRRGRTAGLVVDGRYNVSGNAPAHTNNMTLLPYIYIGGHPSDDFRDLPHDLPLHSGWSGCVLEVTGQSGGGRGVGGRGVGQCGVTQCTAKSCNAPRGVCIHSPATYGCICNEGWFGATCASPHSPCDRSHSRCQGACVITLTDAHCDCPYGKSGPNCDQELIPIDVLFTGARSYLKLKARSISSVSLALEAEIKPQKERGLIVFVETPHFYTSLSLQGGLLEYRWTDNLSGLTSLVRSGVVVSVSQWHGVRAGRYGNRLYVWVDGALSTEPMLAHAYPHTASEASIVIGGMRDLSRLPFDVMSGPPESYSGCFRNFHLNNILLPLEQQNIEEGQNVLACEGSSCGARCRRAACSRDTCAGRCRRGRCVCPAGRAGVTCREHINITIPQFGGDAMLTLSRSDRREQLIEASPARIKLNFNTADPNGLIVWINTGIDYFGVGLENGYIKLSWSVHCNNSSGQTTRDYFPLPPKLTPTLVSAGFLADGEWHSIALTLRHNISLSIDEKLFVDQECIQIEDDDDTELFIGGVSEEDVIAKQFYPQNFKGCIDKISTKNDFYLTNYSEMHSENLKSCLLFPIVGK